The following proteins are encoded in a genomic region of Necator americanus strain Aroian chromosome II, whole genome shotgun sequence:
- a CDS encoding hypothetical protein (NECATOR_CHRII.G5244.T1) — protein sequence MLGIEKTPLAAPVHTLSWYPAQRTLPSETPDGVAVDFVLTTRGQDSLQTLTCMPLRAAERMISRLIALQETKFRREVKVVLVSSCMSSISSILARSCHLVCPFFAYAFGQV from the exons ATGCTTGGCATTGAGAAAACTCCACTTGCCGCTCCAGTGCATACACTGTCCTGGTACCCTGCGCAGCGAACCCTGCCGTCAGAGACGCCAGACGGTGTGGCAGTCG ACTTTGTTCTTACAACGCGAGGACAGGATAGTctacagacgctgacctgcatgcctcTCAGAGCTGCAGAACGCATGATATCCCGCTtgattgctctgcaagagACCAAGTTCCGTCGTGAAGTAAAGGTGGTGTTGGTTTCGTCGTGCATGTCGTCAATCTCTTCGATTCTCGCAAGATCATGTCACCTCGTCTGTCCCTTTTTCGCCTACGCATTTGGACAAGTTTAg
- a CDS encoding hypothetical protein (NECATOR_CHRII.G5246.T1): MSAYPPDITYRELTTDDFHGLRELGHQCLPLPYPDSYWLRITSDTNTHYSLGAYNQQQKLIGAIGVIRRVGDYFDVKILNVEEQKLINTYRKVCYITTLMVAPEFRKIGVATQLLQRASTVLLQEGSQLIYLHVLHSNLPAIRLYEKMGYEKVVAIPNYYTINGVQEAGLVYCKRLAVPVCHECLVNGGGYCTIS, from the exons ATGAGCGCGTATCCGCCAGACATTACCTACCGGGAACTCACGACCGACGATTTCCATGGTTTACGAGA ACTTGGTCACCAGTGCCTGCCGCTACCGTACCCCGATTCGTATTGGTTAAGGATAACCAGTGACACGAACACTCATTACTCACTTG GTGCTTATAATCAGCAGCAAAAACTTATCGGAGCTATTGGTGTGATTAGGCGCGTGGGAGATTATTTCGACGTAAAAATTCTGAACGTTGAAGAGCAGAAACTTATCAATACCTATAGGAAG GTATGTTACATAACAACATTAATGGTCGCACCTGAATTTCGCAAGATTGGCGTTGCCACACAACTTTTACAACGCGCCAGTACAGTACTACTTCAGGAGGGCAGCCAGTTG ATATACTTGCATGTTTTGCATTCAAACCTGCCAGCAATTCGGCTATATGAAAAAATGGGCTATGAGAAAGTTGTGGCGATACCAAA TTACTACACAATTAATGGTGTCCAGGAAGCGGGTTTAGTCTATTGCAAACGTCTTGCTGTACCGGTATGCCATGAATGTCTCGTGAACGGTGGCGGGTATTGTACGATCTCGTGA